The following proteins are encoded in a genomic region of Galbibacter sp. BG1:
- a CDS encoding helix-turn-helix domain-containing protein, producing MKIIHLSDYSDLSHCKDLITKNHNTTFDNSNIQEYEIAKNKGQGGIKMVVYGNGVRYICYKATFFEDISLKFTNTDSVLRFYYFLNGELNLKTDDPSEEIKLEKYMKLCANCNSDSTVNLILNKNQEAYVAMVEISRERFPEEFAKDLPPFKHIFDSFISKKFVEDSKIASGHFNLSIHKILKETTNWPGDKALEFMYIKGKLYELLSYEFDFFNDYLEQRIALQEISARDIQLVDRAVEFIKSNLHHKLTTSQIAEYLNTNVNRVQKSFKGVLQTTINDFKKDVRLNEVQRLLIETDLSISEISDVVGISSKSYLSKTFKEKYQTCPKLYRQKHKNLH from the coding sequence ATGAAGATAATTCATTTGTCAGATTATTCCGATCTTAGCCATTGCAAGGATCTTATAACCAAGAATCATAATACCACCTTCGATAATTCAAATATTCAAGAATATGAAATAGCCAAAAACAAAGGGCAAGGTGGCATAAAAATGGTTGTTTATGGGAATGGAGTGCGATACATTTGTTATAAAGCTACTTTTTTTGAGGACATTTCATTGAAGTTTACAAATACTGATTCAGTGCTCAGGTTTTATTATTTTTTAAATGGTGAATTAAATTTAAAAACCGATGATCCTTCAGAAGAGATAAAACTTGAAAAGTATATGAAGCTCTGCGCTAATTGCAATTCTGATAGTACTGTGAATTTAATATTGAATAAAAATCAGGAAGCGTATGTTGCCATGGTAGAAATAAGTAGGGAGCGTTTTCCTGAAGAGTTTGCGAAAGACCTTCCACCGTTTAAACACATTTTTGACTCATTTATAAGTAAGAAATTTGTTGAAGATAGTAAGATCGCATCAGGACATTTTAACCTTAGCATTCACAAAATACTTAAGGAAACTACTAATTGGCCAGGGGATAAAGCTCTGGAATTTATGTACATTAAAGGGAAATTATACGAATTACTAAGCTATGAATTTGATTTTTTTAATGATTATTTAGAACAAAGAATTGCATTACAGGAAATTTCCGCCCGGGATATTCAGCTTGTAGATCGGGCTGTCGAGTTTATTAAATCTAATCTACATCATAAGTTGACAACTTCACAAATTGCCGAATATTTAAATACCAATGTAAATCGTGTACAGAAATCTTTTAAAGGTGTTTTACAGACCACAATTAACGATTTCAAAAAAGATGTGCGTTTAAATGAGGTACAACGATTATTGATAGAAACAGATTTGAGTATATCTGAAATTAGTGATGTAGTAGGCATCTCCAGTAAGAGCTACCTTTCTAAAACTTTTAAAGAAAAATATCAAACGTGCCCAAAGTTGTACCGCCAAAAGCATAAAAATTTACATTAA
- a CDS encoding DUF421 domain-containing protein, translating to MDLSLFDLKWDSIVNISITATGIYIAVIAYTRIFGKRSFSKMSSFDFAMTVAVGSIIATTILSSTVSMMEGIIGLGMTYVLQLSAAVLRRYKIFKNAIDNTPLLLMYKDKILHNNLKKARVSEEDLRAKLREANVLRLEDVKAVIFETTGSISVLHTTDDDVHLNPWLLDDVNRT from the coding sequence ATGGATTTAAGCTTATTTGATTTAAAATGGGATTCAATTGTAAATATTTCTATAACAGCTACGGGCATTTATATTGCTGTTATAGCATATACACGAATATTTGGAAAGCGAAGTTTTTCAAAAATGTCCAGTTTCGATTTTGCCATGACAGTAGCAGTTGGTAGTATTATAGCAACTACAATTTTATCCTCTACGGTGAGTATGATGGAAGGAATTATTGGTCTTGGGATGACGTATGTACTTCAATTATCAGCAGCAGTCTTAAGGCGCTATAAAATTTTTAAAAATGCCATAGACAATACACCTTTGTTATTAATGTATAAGGATAAAATTCTTCATAACAATCTTAAAAAAGCACGTGTTTCAGAAGAAGATTTAAGGGCAAAATTAAGAGAAGCTAATGTATTGCGATTAGAGGATGTGAAGGCTGTGATTTTTGAAACTACAGGTAGTATTAGTGTGCTACATACCACCGATGATGATGTTCATTTAAACCCATGGCTTCTGGATGATGTAAACCGAACTTAA
- a CDS encoding type 1 glutamine amidotransferase domain-containing protein, protein MKKILFVLTSHNRMLNHQKKTGVWLGEFTDPYYQFINEGFEVSLSSPLGGRPPIDPLSKLTEYISGTNRRFKSDEKAQESFSKTRFLEEVHAYDYDALFIPGGHGPMWDLANYKKCGSLILEFYEQGKPIGAVCHGPAALLSTCQLEPSFLKNKKVTSFSNLEEKLVLRNKDIPFYLENRLKENDADFSTSFLPFTPHIVKDGLLITGQNPASAGNVAQKMIETLRGR, encoded by the coding sequence ATGAAAAAGATATTGTTTGTCCTCACTTCGCATAACCGAATGCTAAACCATCAAAAGAAAACGGGTGTATGGTTAGGGGAATTTACCGACCCTTATTACCAGTTTATAAATGAAGGGTTTGAGGTGTCTTTGTCATCACCCTTGGGAGGACGCCCACCGATAGATCCCCTAAGCAAACTCACCGAATATATTTCAGGAACCAACCGACGTTTCAAAAGTGATGAAAAAGCTCAAGAATCTTTTTCCAAAACCCGTTTTCTGGAAGAAGTACATGCCTACGATTACGATGCTCTATTCATCCCAGGTGGACATGGCCCCATGTGGGATCTCGCTAACTATAAAAAATGTGGTTCATTGATTTTGGAATTCTATGAGCAAGGGAAACCCATTGGTGCAGTTTGTCATGGGCCGGCGGCTCTGCTTTCGACATGCCAGCTAGAACCTTCATTTTTAAAGAATAAAAAAGTCACCTCTTTTTCTAATTTAGAAGAAAAATTGGTTCTTCGAAATAAAGATATTCCTTTCTATTTGGAAAACCGGCTTAAAGAAAATGATGCCGATTTTTCTACCAGCTTTCTTCCTTTTACACCGCATATAGTTAAAGATGGTTTACTCATAACGGGACAGAACCCTGCTTCGGCTGGAAATGTTGCACAAAAAATGATAGAGACATTAAGGGGAAGATAA
- a CDS encoding ferritin-like domain-containing protein encodes MADYTEKIEKRIKALIEKNVDAHKGYSNASDNADHSGLEVYFRDKAAKRLQFITQLRDEATKFGLEIDSDGSFTGDAHRAWMDIKSFFSGDDAEAMLEESIRGDKAAVEEYDEVLEEDLPVSTRMLVLEQRTQIMNDLNEVKTLEDIKD; translated from the coding sequence ATGGCAGATTATACAGAAAAAATTGAAAAGAGAATTAAGGCGTTAATTGAAAAGAATGTTGACGCCCACAAAGGCTACAGCAATGCAAGTGATAATGCAGACCATAGTGGATTAGAAGTATATTTTAGGGATAAGGCTGCAAAACGTTTGCAATTTATCACACAGTTGCGGGATGAGGCTACCAAGTTCGGACTAGAAATAGATTCTGATGGAAGTTTTACTGGAGACGCTCATCGGGCATGGATGGATATTAAAAGTTTCTTCTCCGGAGACGATGCAGAAGCTATGTTGGAAGAGTCCATTCGCGGAGATAAGGCAGCAGTAGAAGAATACGACGAGGTATTGGAGGAAGATTTACCAGTTTCTACCCGTATGTTAGTGCTGGAACAACGAACCCAAATAATGAACGATTTAAATGAAGTAAAAACCTTAGAAGACATTAAGGATTAA
- the gntA gene encoding guanitoxin biosynthesis heme-dependent pre-guanitoxin N-hydroxylase GntA, with protein MLESNIIEIGNKTKAAEEAIREFILDEHPCVMAQSVVADDNITIFDYGKMHHEYTYEKLFNDLEKYIENVDEKTMKFQTFIAAFTQEVFSNEITFENALWRLLFKLHQLDTKAWDENTSSDPGSPKFSYSLHGVSFYVVGMHPESSRYARSAPFPMIVFNLHSQFELLRSANRYDRVRDLIRRRDKEYQGSINPMLDDFGNSSEARQYSGRKVEKDWKCPYHFD; from the coding sequence ATGCTAGAAAGCAACATTATTGAAATTGGCAATAAAACCAAGGCTGCCGAGGAAGCGATACGGGAATTTATTTTAGATGAACATCCCTGCGTTATGGCGCAAAGTGTTGTCGCAGATGACAATATTACAATATTCGATTATGGTAAGATGCATCACGAGTATACTTATGAAAAACTCTTTAATGATTTAGAAAAGTATATAGAAAACGTGGATGAAAAGACAATGAAGTTTCAAACTTTTATTGCTGCTTTTACACAAGAAGTTTTTTCCAATGAAATTACATTTGAAAATGCACTGTGGCGGCTCTTATTCAAACTACATCAGTTGGATACCAAGGCTTGGGATGAAAATACCAGTTCTGATCCTGGTTCTCCTAAGTTCAGCTATAGTTTGCATGGGGTTTCCTTCTATGTGGTAGGGATGCATCCAGAATCTTCCCGCTATGCTAGAAGTGCTCCTTTTCCCATGATTGTTTTTAATCTACACAGTCAATTTGAGTTATTGCGTAGTGCAAATAGGTATGACCGCGTTAGGGACCTTATAAGGCGAAGGGATAAAGAATATCAAGGTAGCATTAACCCAATGCTCGACGATTTTGGAAACAGTAGCGAGGCTAGACAGTACAGTGGGCGAAAAGTGGAGAAAGATTGGAAATGTCCTTACCACTTCGATTAA
- a CDS encoding ferritin-like domain-containing protein produces the protein MKTLEDLFEHQLKDLYSAESQLIEALPKMVKNAKDKKLKEAFESHLEETKNHRDRLKEICDDLDIDPKGETCKAMKGLIKEAEDFIKEDPDQDVLNAGLIAEAQRVEHYEISGYGTAVRYAKELGHKDIAKKLQKTLDEEYEADEKLDKIAEQRLNKKAID, from the coding sequence ATGAAAACATTAGAAGACTTATTTGAACATCAATTAAAAGATTTATATAGTGCGGAATCACAACTTATTGAAGCCCTACCAAAAATGGTAAAAAATGCCAAAGATAAAAAGTTAAAAGAAGCTTTTGAAAGTCATTTGGAAGAAACCAAAAATCATAGGGACCGGTTGAAAGAAATTTGTGATGATCTTGATATTGACCCGAAAGGGGAAACTTGCAAGGCCATGAAAGGATTAATTAAGGAAGCCGAGGATTTTATAAAAGAAGATCCAGATCAAGACGTTCTAAACGCTGGATTGATTGCTGAGGCCCAAAGGGTAGAGCATTACGAGATTTCTGGTTATGGAACCGCTGTTCGCTATGCGAAAGAACTTGGACATAAGGATATTGCCAAAAAACTGCAAAAAACATTGGATGAAGAGTATGAGGCCGATGAAAAATTGGATAAAATAGCGGAACAACGTTTAAATAAAAAAGCGATCGACTAA
- a CDS encoding SDR family oxidoreductase encodes MKYPKEFNQEPLKEQPGKESEMSIKPIIVRDNYRGSGKLKNKSALITGGDSGIGKSCAIHFAKEGANVAIIYFDESKDAKDTQKEIEAEGVKCLLLKGDLKDKEFCKEAVEKTVDTFGQLNVVVNNAAVQFQEEGLEDIKYENLYETYETNVYPLFYITKAAMPHLKEGDCIINTTSITAYRGNPTLIDYSSSKGAILSFTRALAGSLADKGIRVNAVAPGPIWTALIPATLKDYKEFGQDTPIGRAGQPAELGPAYVFLASEDSSYVTGQTIHVNGGSIIGG; translated from the coding sequence ATGAAATATCCTAAAGAATTTAATCAAGAACCTCTCAAGGAACAACCCGGAAAAGAATCCGAAATGTCAATTAAACCTATAATAGTGAGGGATAATTATAGAGGTAGTGGAAAGTTAAAAAATAAGTCTGCCTTGATCACTGGAGGGGATAGCGGAATCGGTAAAAGTTGCGCAATTCACTTTGCAAAAGAAGGAGCCAATGTAGCAATTATATATTTTGATGAGTCGAAGGACGCAAAGGACACTCAAAAAGAAATTGAGGCGGAAGGCGTAAAATGTTTATTGCTCAAAGGGGATCTAAAGGATAAAGAGTTTTGTAAAGAAGCGGTAGAAAAAACAGTGGATACATTTGGACAATTAAATGTTGTGGTGAACAATGCTGCGGTTCAGTTCCAAGAAGAAGGTTTAGAAGATATAAAATATGAAAACTTATATGAAACCTACGAAACAAACGTGTACCCTTTATTTTACATAACCAAAGCCGCTATGCCCCATTTAAAGGAAGGAGACTGTATTATTAACACCACTTCCATTACGGCTTACCGAGGAAATCCCACCCTCATAGACTATTCCAGTTCAAAAGGGGCTATCTTATCCTTTACCAGAGCTTTGGCAGGATCTTTGGCAGATAAGGGAATCCGTGTGAATGCCGTAGCACCAGGCCCCATATGGACTGCACTTATTCCAGCCACATTAAAGGATTATAAAGAATTTGGGCAAGATACGCCAATTGGGAGAGCAGGCCAACCTGCTGAATTGGGGCCTGCCTATGTATTCCTAGCCTCTGAAGATAGTAGTTATGTAACAGGGCAAACCATACATGTAAATGGAGGCTCTATTATTGGTGGGTAA
- a CDS encoding DUF1989 domain-containing protein, with protein MVQTIPKLSGDSFLLKKGELLKVIDPEGKQVSDMMVINSADAKEKLSSGKTLDYEKSLLITKGNFLWSNRSNKMLEIIEDTNGRNDFLLAPCDRKTFKHFYGMEEYHPSCMENLSKSLEPYGVSKDEIPTAFNIFMNVVFDESGSLKVITPTTKPGDHVIFRAEMDLIIALTACSAKDSNGGTFKPIQYELISEVNA; from the coding sequence ATGGTTCAAACTATCCCTAAACTTAGCGGTGATTCCTTTTTGCTGAAGAAAGGAGAATTATTGAAAGTAATCGATCCCGAGGGCAAGCAGGTATCCGATATGATGGTTATAAATTCTGCAGACGCCAAGGAAAAACTGTCCTCTGGTAAAACATTGGATTACGAAAAATCCTTGCTGATTACAAAAGGGAATTTTTTATGGAGCAATCGTAGTAATAAAATGCTTGAAATTATTGAGGATACCAATGGAAGAAATGATTTTCTATTGGCTCCTTGCGACCGTAAGACATTTAAACATTTCTATGGAATGGAAGAGTACCATCCCAGCTGTATGGAAAATCTTAGTAAATCTCTGGAACCCTATGGAGTTTCCAAGGATGAAATTCCAACGGCATTCAATATTTTTATGAATGTGGTTTTTGATGAATCTGGTTCATTAAAAGTAATAACTCCAACCACTAAACCTGGGGATCACGTAATTTTTAGGGCTGAAATGGATCTTATTATAGCCCTTACGGCATGTTCGGCAAAAGACAGTAACGGTGGGACTTTTAAGCCCATTCAATATGAACTAATCTCTGAAGTAAACGCATGA
- a CDS encoding YqcI/YcgG family protein: MNALPSFPGKDQKAISAEAIHALNFKNSVAIINRKEELKMNNSLHSYNSISFKEMSHLYLRLEDLARNYEETLKNEESVIAIFPKELVKNDVEMEDFIWEVLYKLSEMDKYELNDQAVALVNKDQYKFGLCGELFFVTGMYPLCLDQNRQVPHVSIVFNLRDQFIN, encoded by the coding sequence ATGAATGCACTTCCATCCTTTCCCGGCAAAGACCAAAAAGCAATTAGTGCTGAAGCTATTCACGCTCTTAACTTTAAGAATAGTGTGGCCATTATTAATAGAAAAGAGGAATTGAAAATGAATAACTCACTTCATTCCTATAATTCCATTAGTTTTAAAGAAATGTCCCATTTGTATCTCCGTCTTGAAGATCTCGCTAGAAATTATGAGGAAACATTGAAAAATGAGGAGTCGGTGATTGCTATTTTTCCAAAAGAGCTTGTAAAAAATGATGTTGAAATGGAAGATTTTATATGGGAAGTACTTTATAAATTGAGTGAGATGGATAAGTATGAATTGAACGATCAGGCAGTGGCGTTGGTAAACAAAGATCAGTACAAGTTTGGCTTGTGCGGGGAATTGTTTTTTGTAACCGGGATGTATCCACTCTGTCTAGACCAGAACAGGCAGGTGCCTCACGTTTCCATTGTATTTAATTTACGGGATCAATTCATCAATTAA
- a CDS encoding SemiSWEET family sugar transporter, producing the protein MVGVIGWLAGIFVTIAVIPQILKAIKTGNVNDISPFFFIQLVIGVLLWVIYGIMKSDWPIIITNGVSLTLNSYMLIIYFTNKK; encoded by the coding sequence ATGGTAGGTGTAATAGGATGGTTAGCGGGAATTTTTGTTACTATAGCTGTTATACCACAAATTTTGAAAGCGATAAAAACAGGTAATGTAAATGATATTTCACCCTTTTTTTTCATACAACTGGTCATAGGTGTGCTTCTCTGGGTAATATATGGTATTATGAAGTCCGATTGGCCAATTATTATTACAAATGGAGTGTCCTTAACCTTAAATAGCTATATGCTCATCATATATTTTACCAATAAAAAATAA
- a CDS encoding SdiA-regulated domain-containing protein yields MNHTKDTLIIVLGSLIVIALAIWGFSFQDDLADGINSVANPVEIEKKWELPHELNEISGMDWLEPGKVICVQDEAGILFIYDLNENRISEEIEFAKSGDYEGITINKNDAYVLRSDGQLFEIKDFRSNKKINDTNIGFSAKDNMESLVFDHKNNYLLTMPKNVKSSAEFMAIYQIPLDSKKADKTPEIKIPFENKDLKTTKSQKLLKRFSPSDIAIHPKTGDYYILDGKNPKLLILDASGNLQKIRELDRNQFEQPEGITFSPDGTLFISNEAGKNKANILQVNLDN; encoded by the coding sequence ATGAACCACACAAAAGACACTTTAATAATTGTTTTAGGCTCCCTAATTGTTATTGCTTTGGCTATCTGGGGGTTTTCCTTTCAAGATGATCTAGCCGATGGCATTAATTCTGTAGCGAACCCAGTAGAAATTGAAAAGAAATGGGAACTGCCTCATGAATTAAATGAAATAAGCGGAATGGATTGGTTGGAACCGGGAAAAGTTATCTGCGTACAGGACGAAGCGGGCATTCTATTTATTTACGACCTTAATGAAAACAGGATTTCCGAAGAAATTGAATTTGCCAAATCTGGAGATTATGAAGGGATTACTATAAACAAAAACGATGCATATGTCCTGAGGAGCGACGGACAATTGTTTGAAATAAAAGACTTCAGAAGCAATAAAAAAATAAATGACACGAATATTGGCTTTTCCGCAAAAGACAATATGGAATCCCTAGTTTTCGACCACAAAAATAACTACCTCCTCACCATGCCGAAAAACGTGAAAAGTTCGGCTGAGTTTATGGCTATTTACCAAATTCCACTGGACAGTAAGAAAGCAGATAAAACTCCAGAAATTAAAATTCCATTTGAGAATAAAGATTTAAAAACCACCAAGAGCCAAAAACTATTGAAAAGATTTAGTCCAAGTGACATTGCCATCCACCCTAAAACCGGCGATTATTACATCTTAGATGGAAAAAACCCTAAGTTGCTCATTCTAGATGCCAGCGGAAATCTACAGAAAATTAGAGAGCTCGACAGAAATCAGTTTGAGCAACCCGAGGGTATTACCTTCAGTCCGGACGGCACTTTATTTATTTCCAACGAAGCGGGTAAAAACAAGGCCAATATCCTACAAGTAAATTTGGATAATTAA
- a CDS encoding efflux RND transporter periplasmic adaptor subunit produces the protein MKNLNRYLVFALCIFLFGLTACENSESKVTEKNEDKSDSEKKHPDQGIEIVMLTAKQFEALQMNVDSLSKRNMSGYVEANGHLEVPPQNEARITTVVGANVVSIEVIEGDKVEKGQTVAYLSHPNIIQKQTDYLNAYSDSQFLKKEFERQKKLYDAGVGSGANFQKAEAEYQSSQSRLNGLDAQLKQLNVNTTQIKKGSISQRVALQSPIEGYVQKVKVKTGQYVEPHIELMEIVDTHHIHADLMVFEKDVHKVKKGQKVAFSVQSNRGDELIAEIYSVGKTFEENPKAIHVHAEIKNKEGHDAENESSLIPGMYIQGRIQTDSSSTVAVPESAIASDGNKSFVFSVKREDENWFFTPQEVVLKAKDGGWWAIDFLKEQSPKMVFAMNNAYYLMAELKKGEAAHSH, from the coding sequence ATGAAAAATTTAAATAGATACTTGGTGTTTGCTCTATGCATATTCTTATTTGGCTTAACTGCTTGTGAGAATTCTGAAAGTAAAGTGACAGAAAAAAACGAAGACAAATCGGATTCAGAAAAAAAACACCCTGACCAAGGCATTGAAATAGTAATGCTAACCGCTAAACAATTTGAAGCCCTGCAGATGAATGTGGATAGTTTGAGTAAAAGGAATATGAGTGGTTATGTGGAAGCCAACGGTCACCTGGAAGTTCCCCCTCAAAACGAGGCTAGAATTACCACGGTAGTCGGTGCAAATGTAGTTTCCATAGAGGTTATTGAAGGAGATAAAGTAGAGAAAGGACAAACAGTAGCATATTTATCGCATCCCAATATTATTCAAAAACAAACCGATTATCTCAATGCCTATAGCGACAGTCAGTTTCTGAAAAAAGAATTTGAGCGGCAAAAAAAGCTTTATGATGCTGGCGTTGGCAGTGGTGCCAATTTTCAAAAAGCAGAGGCTGAATATCAAAGTTCCCAAAGCAGGTTAAATGGTCTAGATGCGCAGTTAAAACAATTAAATGTAAACACAACTCAGATTAAAAAGGGCAGTATTAGTCAACGTGTTGCATTACAAAGTCCTATTGAAGGATATGTGCAAAAAGTAAAAGTTAAGACGGGGCAGTACGTAGAGCCTCATATAGAATTAATGGAAATTGTAGATACTCACCATATCCATGCCGATTTGATGGTTTTTGAAAAGGATGTGCATAAAGTTAAAAAGGGGCAAAAAGTGGCGTTTAGTGTTCAATCGAACCGTGGAGATGAACTTATAGCAGAAATTTATTCGGTAGGTAAAACTTTTGAAGAAAATCCTAAAGCCATTCATGTACATGCAGAGATTAAAAACAAAGAAGGTCACGATGCTGAAAACGAAAGCAGTCTTATACCTGGAATGTACATTCAAGGACGCATCCAAACGGATAGTTCTTCGACAGTTGCAGTTCCAGAAAGTGCCATAGCTTCAGATGGCAATAAATCTTTTGTTTTTTCAGTAAAACGGGAAGATGAAAATTGGTTTTTCACACCTCAAGAGGTGGTATTGAAAGCCAAGGATGGAGGTTGGTGGGCTATTGATTTTCTAAAGGAACAATCACCCAAAATGGTATTTGCTATGAACAACGCCTATTATTTAATGGCAGAGCTTAAAAAGGGGGAGGCAGCGCATAGCCATTAA